In the Quercus lobata isolate SW786 chromosome 5, ValleyOak3.0 Primary Assembly, whole genome shotgun sequence genome, one interval contains:
- the LOC115989039 gene encoding beta-hexosaminidase 2-like, whose protein sequence is MHTMISTHTGSLAEAYPDIITCANMFWWPVGSKWEDCLASEPGTGQLNPLNPKTYQVLKRVINNVATLFPEPFYHAGADEIIPGCWKADAAIQSFLSNGRTLNQLLEIFVNSTFPYIVSLNRTVVYWEDVILDANIKVPTTALPPEHTILQTWNNGHNNTKKIVSSGYRAIVSSADFYYLDCGHGGFVGNDNQYDNQTSGTSGNGGSWCAPFKTWQTIYDYDITYELSKEANLVLGGEVALWSEQADPAVLDARITAITTTITTTT, encoded by the exons ATGCATACAATGATATCAA CCCATACGGGATCATTGGCAGAAGCCTACCCTGACATTATAACATGTGCAAACATGTTCTGGTGGCCAGTCGGAAGCAAGTGGGAAGACTGTCTTGCCTCTGAACCTGGAACAGGCCAATTGAACCCCTTAAACCCCAAGACTTACCAAGTCCTGAAACGAGTTATTAATAATGTAGCCACCCTATTCCCAGAACCATTCTACCATGCTGGAGCTGATGAGATCATCCCTGGTTGTTGGAAAGCTGATGCAGCTATTCAATCCTTCCTCTCAAATGGTAGAACTCTCAATCAGCTACTCGAGATCTTTGTCAACTCTACTTTTCCTTATATTGTATCCCTCAACCGAACAGTGGTCTACTGGGAAGATGTTATATTGGATGCTAATATCAAGGTACCAACCACAGCTCTTCCTCCAGAGCATACCATCTTGCAAACATGGAACAATGGCCATAATAACACCAAAAAGATTGTTTCTTCTGGATACCGGGCTATTGTATCATCTGCGGATTTCTATTATCTGGACTGTGGGCACGGTGGCTTTGTAGGGAATGACAACCAGTATGATAATCAAACAAGTGGTACCTCTGGAAATGGAGGATCATGGTGTGCACCTTTCAAGACATGGCAAACCATATACGACTATGATATAACATATGAGTTGAGCAAGGAGGCCAATCTAGTGTTAGGTGGGGAGGTGGCATTGTGGTCTGAGCAAGCAGACCCTGCAGTTTTAGATGCAAGAATCACAGCAATcacaacaacaatcacaacaacaACCTAG
- the LOC115992565 gene encoding translation initiation factor eIF-2B subunit alpha-like has product MWWRSASFILDHRLQEDPPNNIASSSKEPDTLSTLSPPQTHSSFMAAADPFNPIPNPKISAYYQTRAAHTAVVTSDWLAQAQAAVGHHPDDSPAPQTQLLASPSASGKSFCVINEFNNWRKQPDLAEAVAAIRALAAVIRASEATTMMELEIELKKASDSLKSWDTTSISLTAGCDLFMRYVTRTSALEYEDFNSARSRLIERAEKFGEISCKARRIIAMLSQDFIFDGCTILVHGFSRVVLEVLKTAAQNKKLFRVFCTEGRPDRTGLRLSNELAKLDVPVKLLIDSAVAYTMDEVDMVFVGADGVVESGGIINMMGTYQIALVAHSMNKPVYVAAESYKFARLYPLDQKDMAPALRPMDFGVPIPSKVEVERSARDYTPPQYLTLLFTDLGVLTPSVVSDELIQLYL; this is encoded by the exons ATGTGGTGGAGATCAGCCTCGTTCATTCTGGATCATCGACTCCAAGAGGACCCACCAAACAACATCGCTTCATCCTCCAAAGAACCCGATACTCTCTCAACACTTTCCCCTCCCCAAACCCACTCCTCCTTCATGGCCGCCGCCGATCCCTTCAACCCTATCCCTAATCCCAAAATCTCCGCCTACTACCAGACCCGAGCCGCCCACACCGCCGTCGTCACCAGCGACTGGCTCGCCCAAGCCCAGGCCGCCGTTGGCCACCATCCCGACGACTCTCCGGCGCCCCAAACCCAGCTTCTCGCTTCTCCCTCGGCTTCCGGGAAAAGCTTCTGTGTCATTAACGAGTTCAATAACTGGCGGAAACAGCCCGATCTCGCGGAGGCCGTCGCTGCTATTCGCGCCTTGGCCGCCGTGATTAGAGCTAGTGAGGCTACCACTATGATGGAGCTCGAAATCGAGCTCAAGAAGGCCTCCGATTCTCTCAAA TCATGGGACACGACCTCCATCTCCTTGACAGCAGGCTGTGATCTATTCATGCGTTATGTAACTAGAACTTCAGCGTTAGAATATGAGGACTTCAATTCAGCTAGGTCTCGCTTGATTGAACGTGCAGAGAAGTTTGGAGAGATTTCCTGTAAG GCACGCAGGATCATTGCCATGCTTAGTCaagattttatatttgatgGTTGTACAATTTTGGTGCATGGCTTTTCTAGAGTTGTCCTGGAAGTGCTGAAGACTGCAGCTCAGAATAAGAAACTCTTTCGGGTTTTCTGCACAG AGGGAAGACCGGACAGAACGGGTTTACGATTATCTAATGAGTTAGCCAAGCTTGATGTTCCTGTGAAACTCCTGATTGACTCTGCAGTGGCGTATACTATGGATGAGGTTGATATGGTATTTGTTGGGGCAGATGGAGTGGTGGAAAGTGGAGGTATTATTAACATGATGGGAACATACCAAATTGCATTGGTAGCACACAGCATGAACAAACCAGTTTACGTGGCTGCTGAAAGCTACAAG TTTGCTCGCCTTTACCCACTAGACCAGAAAGACATGGCCCCTGCTCTACGTCCTATGGATTTTGGGGTACCCATCCCATCCAAGGTTGAGGTTGAAAGGTCTGCTCGGGATTATACACCTCCTCAATATCTTACTCTACTCTTCACAGATTTGGGTGTGCTCACTCCTTCTGTGGTCAGTGATGAGCTCATCCAGCTATACTTATAG
- the LOC115993001 gene encoding uncharacterized protein LOC115993001, translated as MARVPIDNLLLLRRAYSVAVENARVQPVMTVVKKAAESGGTVAEEQKEIFWMRDPKSGNWIPESHFGEINVAELREKLLPKKKKH; from the exons ATGGCTAGGGTTCCCATCGACAACCTTCTCCTTCTAAG GAGGGCATACTCGGTGGCAGTGGAGAATGCAAGGGTGCAGCCGGTAATGACAGTGGTGAAGAAGGCTGCCGAATCTGGCGGCACTGTGGCTGAAGAGCAGAAAGAGATCTTTTGGATGAGAGATCCAAAGAGTGGCAACTGGATTCCAGAGAGTCACTTTGGTGAGATTAATGTTGCAGAGCTAAGGGAGAAGCTTCTTCCCAAGAAGAAGAAacattga